The Ruania alba genome window below encodes:
- the otsB gene encoding trehalose-phosphatase: MEEALTRALHAFATHPRVLVALDFDGCLAPFVQDPADARPLPEASAALARLASADGVQLALVSGRPVAELQQLAAPPPGTWLVGSHGAEQAELDGSGQLHLMPFTLTDDQARVLAEVTAAVGSIAAAHPGAWVEHKPAAAVLHTRGLAPPEADQALAEALDGPGSADQVWAMRGNQVTEIAVVDVSKGGSVTALRERLGGDVAVLYAGDDVTDETALAVLGAGDMGIKVGAAETVAEHRVTDEAALAEALTRLGVWRTSSNDE, encoded by the coding sequence ATGGAGGAGGCCCTCACCCGCGCGCTGCACGCGTTCGCGACGCACCCACGGGTGCTCGTGGCGTTGGACTTCGACGGCTGCCTGGCCCCATTCGTGCAGGACCCTGCCGATGCGCGCCCGCTCCCGGAGGCCAGCGCGGCCCTGGCCCGGCTGGCGAGTGCCGACGGCGTCCAGCTCGCCCTGGTCTCCGGTCGGCCGGTGGCGGAGCTGCAGCAGCTCGCCGCTCCCCCGCCCGGCACCTGGCTGGTAGGCAGCCACGGCGCCGAACAGGCCGAGCTGGACGGGAGCGGACAACTGCACCTGATGCCGTTCACCCTCACCGACGACCAGGCGAGGGTGCTGGCGGAGGTGACGGCCGCCGTCGGGAGTATCGCTGCGGCGCACCCGGGCGCCTGGGTGGAGCACAAGCCCGCCGCGGCGGTGCTGCACACCCGGGGGCTCGCACCTCCGGAGGCGGACCAGGCACTCGCAGAGGCGCTCGACGGGCCGGGCAGCGCAGACCAGGTCTGGGCGATGCGGGGGAACCAGGTCACCGAGATCGCCGTAGTGGACGTCAGCAAGGGCGGGTCGGTGACGGCGCTGCGCGAACGCCTCGGCGGCGACGTGGCCGTGCTCTACGCCGGCGACGACGTGACCGACGAGACCGCCCTGGCCGTGCTCGGCGCCGGGGACATGGGCATCAAGGTCGGTGCCGCGGAAACTGTGGCCGAGCACCGGGTGACCGACGAGGCCGCCCTCGCCGAGGCGCTTACCCGTCTCGGAGTGTGGCGAACGTCATCCAACGATGAGTGA